From the uncultured Trichococcus sp. genome, one window contains:
- the rlmD gene encoding 23S rRNA (uracil(1939)-C(5))-methyltransferase RlmD has protein sequence MKKQYTVAPVVKNEKMTVTFEDLTSEGMGVAKVEGYPLFVADGLPGERANIKVTKVGKSFGFARIEERLSSSPDRIPTRDVKGTRVGTMPLQNLRYSAQLAFKQNNVEQVMKRIAKMPEVEVKPTIGMENPWGYRNKAQIPVRQKDGKLVTGFFRTNTHELIPMENFQIQDPKIDEAIVKVRDILQEFNVKAYDEKKHTGNIRHIMIRRGYYTGEMMVVLVTRTAKLFPQSKIIPAILEALPEVVSIVQNVNPKQNNVILGDETIVLHGEDVYHDKLMGHTFAISSRSFYQVNPVQTEKLYKLAIEAAQLTGEETVIDAYCGIGTISLSLAEKAKRVYAMEVVPDAVKMAEMNAEANNIDNITFEIGAAEEVMPKWAAEGVKADILVVDPPRKGLEPAFIEAALEIAPERIVYVSCNPATMARDLKLFHEGGYSVGSIQPVDLFPQTLHVESVVALTRNK, from the coding sequence ATGAAAAAACAATATACGGTAGCACCGGTAGTAAAAAATGAGAAGATGACTGTAACATTTGAGGACTTAACGTCAGAAGGTATGGGTGTCGCAAAAGTTGAGGGTTATCCATTATTTGTAGCGGATGGACTACCGGGCGAACGGGCCAACATCAAAGTGACCAAAGTCGGCAAATCTTTTGGATTCGCCCGCATTGAGGAAAGACTGAGCAGTTCTCCTGACCGCATCCCGACACGCGATGTTAAAGGAACACGCGTTGGTACGATGCCATTGCAGAATCTGCGATACTCTGCCCAATTGGCTTTCAAACAGAACAACGTTGAACAAGTGATGAAACGCATTGCCAAAATGCCGGAAGTCGAAGTCAAACCGACAATCGGAATGGAAAATCCATGGGGATACCGCAACAAAGCGCAGATCCCGGTACGTCAAAAAGACGGCAAATTGGTTACCGGATTCTTCCGCACCAACACACATGAATTGATCCCGATGGAAAACTTCCAGATCCAGGATCCAAAAATCGATGAAGCCATCGTAAAAGTCCGTGACATTCTGCAAGAATTCAACGTGAAAGCATACGACGAGAAGAAACACACCGGAAATATCCGTCACATCATGATCCGCCGTGGTTATTACACAGGTGAAATGATGGTTGTCCTGGTGACGCGTACGGCGAAACTGTTCCCGCAAAGCAAAATCATTCCGGCTATTTTGGAAGCTTTGCCGGAAGTAGTCAGCATCGTCCAAAACGTGAATCCGAAACAGAACAATGTCATCCTGGGTGACGAAACGATTGTATTGCACGGTGAAGATGTCTACCACGACAAATTGATGGGCCACACATTCGCCATCTCTTCGCGCTCATTCTATCAAGTGAATCCGGTCCAGACCGAAAAACTTTATAAATTGGCGATCGAAGCTGCACAATTGACTGGCGAAGAAACCGTCATCGATGCTTATTGCGGAATCGGAACGATCTCCCTGTCATTGGCTGAAAAAGCGAAACGCGTTTATGCGATGGAAGTTGTGCCGGATGCCGTGAAGATGGCTGAAATGAATGCCGAAGCAAACAACATCGATAACATTACCTTCGAAATCGGCGCTGCCGAAGAAGTGATGCCGAAATGGGCTGCTGAAGGCGTCAAAGCGGATATCTTGGTTGTCGATCCGCCACGCAAAGGCTTGGAACCGGCCTTCATCGAAGCTGCCTTGGAAATCGCTCCTGAACGCATCGTCTACGTCAGCTGCAACCCAGCTACAATGGCACGCGATCTGAAATTGTTCCACGAAGGCGGCTACAGCGTAGGCAGCATCCAACCAGTGGATTTGTTCCCGCAGACACTGCATGTCGAATCTGTTGTGGCGTTGACACGCAACAAATAA
- a CDS encoding VOC family protein has product MSGQRIVPFLTFPGTAEKAMNFYISIFPNSSVTSLTKIDEDERGEGGRVVNEQFVLNGQDFMAMDMEEDFMPDMTWAVSLYVACEDEASFDNYFDSLSADGVVMMGPEAVGELRAVAWVTDQFDVTWQLVWK; this is encoded by the coding sequence ATGAGCGGACAACGGATTGTTCCCTTTTTGACGTTTCCGGGGACTGCAGAAAAAGCGATGAACTTTTATATTTCCATTTTTCCGAATTCCAGCGTGACCTCCCTCACCAAAATCGATGAAGATGAGCGTGGTGAAGGCGGCCGTGTGGTCAATGAGCAGTTTGTGCTGAACGGACAGGATTTCATGGCGATGGACATGGAAGAGGATTTTATGCCGGATATGACTTGGGCCGTTTCCCTTTACGTGGCCTGCGAAGATGAAGCCAGCTTCGACAATTACTTTGATTCCTTATCCGCGGATGGCGTTGTGATGATGGGCCCTGAAGCGGTCGGCGAATTGCGTGCGGTAGCATGGGTGACCGATCAATTCGATGTTACCTGGCAATTAGTGTGGAAATAA
- a CDS encoding transposase has protein sequence MKLKGVKVRLYPTPEQQVAIENNFRLNRFLWNQLLGMQLARHENGGSFVTKFGMNYLIKVMKIEFPFLKQAESTSLLYTSADLADSYDRFFKKQNGFPKFKSRRRPKNSYKSNCVNGNIQVVDNHYLKLPKVGLVKANGLHRVKDKIKSVVVRKKADGTFEATLQVAFEATIFESTGKSVGIDLGLADLAIQSDGYKLPNKQFERSLAKQKRQWERKLARRRQQALVKIEQAKAQEIELELSDFKNVQKAKEQVARINKKIANQRNNYLQQYTTSLVKKYDLIALEDLKTKNLLQNRQLARSIADAAWAKIKSMLAYKCEWYGKELVLVNPAYTSQRCSHCGENTGKKPLRIRTFACPHCHTTGIDRDVNAAINILNKALAQR, from the coding sequence ATGAAACTCAAAGGCGTTAAAGTTCGGCTCTATCCTACCCCCGAACAACAAGTGGCCATCGAAAACAACTTCCGGCTGAACCGATTCCTTTGGAATCAACTGCTCGGAATGCAGCTTGCGCGCCATGAAAATGGCGGTTCTTTCGTCACCAAATTCGGCATGAATTATCTGATCAAAGTGATGAAGATCGAATTCCCGTTCCTGAAGCAAGCCGAAAGCACCAGTTTGCTTTACACATCCGCGGATCTTGCGGACAGTTATGACCGTTTCTTCAAGAAACAGAACGGTTTCCCGAAATTCAAGTCGCGCCGGCGGCCCAAAAACAGCTACAAGTCGAATTGTGTGAACGGCAACATCCAGGTCGTGGACAATCATTATCTGAAATTGCCGAAAGTGGGCTTGGTGAAAGCCAACGGCCTGCATCGCGTCAAAGACAAAATCAAGAGTGTGGTCGTACGCAAAAAAGCGGACGGCACCTTTGAAGCGACACTGCAGGTTGCCTTCGAGGCAACAATCTTTGAATCAACAGGCAAATCCGTTGGGATCGATCTCGGCCTTGCCGATCTTGCCATCCAATCAGATGGTTACAAATTGCCGAATAAACAGTTTGAACGTTCTTTGGCGAAACAAAAACGGCAATGGGAACGGAAATTGGCCCGGCGCCGTCAACAGGCGCTTGTCAAAATCGAACAAGCGAAAGCGCAAGAAATCGAACTGGAGCTTTCTGATTTCAAAAATGTCCAAAAAGCCAAGGAACAAGTGGCGCGTATCAACAAAAAGATTGCCAATCAACGCAACAACTATCTGCAACAATACACAACCAGCCTGGTCAAAAAATACGACCTGATCGCCCTGGAAGATTTGAAAACCAAGAATCTTCTGCAGAACCGTCAGCTGGCGCGTTCCATCGCCGATGCCGCCTGGGCGAAAATCAAGTCCATGCTGGCGTACAAATGCGAGTGGTACGGCAAGGAACTGGTATTGGTGAACCCCGCTTATACGAGCCAAAGGTGTTCGCATTGCGGGGAAAACACCGGCAAGAAACCGCTGCGGATCCGCACATTCGCTTGCCCGCATTGTCATACCACAGGTATTGACCGCGATGTGAATGCGGCCATCAATATCCTCAACAAAGCGCTTGCCCAGCGTTAA
- the gatA gene encoding Asp-tRNA(Asn)/Glu-tRNA(Gln) amidotransferase subunit GatA, whose product MSIFNETLTSLHEGLVNKEFSSVELTQAAFKRIAETDGKVEAFLALNEEGALKQAQAADEKGYADGNVLNGIPLGIKDNIVTEGVTTTAASRMLGDFMPIYDATVVTKLKEAGAVNVGKLNMDEFAMGGSTENSYYKKTKNAWDLTKVPGGSSGGSAAAVASGEVVASLGSDTGGSIRQPAAFNGIVGMKPTYGRVSRYGLIAFASSLDQIGPMTRNVTDNALLLEAISGYDKRDSTSMNLEVPKFSANLNGKVAGMKIALPKEYFQEGVSAEIQEAVRKAAAQFEEMGAIVEEVSMPTLAYGIPAYYIIASSEASSNLQRFDGVRYGYRADNVNSLDELYIKSRSEGFGMEVKRRIMLGTFSLSAGFYDAYFKKAGQVRTLIKRDFANIFAGYDLILGPTTTTTAFGIGEKNDDPLAMYMDDLLTVTINLAGVPAISVPGGFSADGMPIGIQLIGNYFEEAKIYQAAFALEQANDYLDQHPNL is encoded by the coding sequence TGACCCAAGCAGCCTTCAAACGCATCGCTGAAACAGACGGAAAAGTCGAAGCTTTCCTCGCTTTGAACGAAGAAGGAGCCTTGAAACAAGCGCAAGCAGCTGACGAAAAAGGCTACGCGGACGGCAACGTCCTGAACGGTATTCCTTTAGGGATCAAAGACAACATCGTCACTGAAGGCGTGACAACGACAGCGGCGAGCCGCATGTTGGGCGACTTTATGCCGATCTATGACGCAACCGTCGTCACAAAATTGAAGGAAGCCGGCGCCGTCAACGTCGGAAAACTGAACATGGACGAATTTGCCATGGGCGGAAGCACGGAAAACTCCTACTACAAAAAAACTAAAAATGCTTGGGACCTGACAAAAGTTCCCGGCGGTTCATCCGGTGGCTCCGCTGCTGCGGTTGCCAGCGGTGAAGTTGTCGCTTCCTTGGGTTCCGACACAGGCGGAAGTATCCGCCAACCGGCTGCCTTCAACGGCATCGTCGGCATGAAACCGACATACGGACGCGTATCCCGTTACGGCTTGATCGCTTTTGCATCCAGCCTTGACCAAATCGGCCCGATGACGCGCAACGTAACCGACAATGCTTTGTTGCTGGAAGCAATCAGTGGCTACGATAAGAGAGATTCCACCAGCATGAATCTCGAAGTGCCGAAATTCAGCGCGAATCTGAACGGAAAAGTTGCGGGCATGAAGATTGCCTTGCCGAAGGAATATTTCCAAGAGGGCGTATCCGCCGAAATCCAAGAGGCTGTCAGAAAAGCAGCTGCCCAATTCGAAGAAATGGGCGCCATCGTGGAAGAAGTCAGCATGCCGACTTTGGCCTACGGAATTCCGGCTTACTACATCATCGCTTCTTCGGAAGCTTCATCCAACCTGCAGCGTTTTGATGGGGTGCGTTACGGCTACCGAGCAGACAATGTGAACTCATTGGATGAATTGTACATCAAGAGCCGTTCCGAAGGTTTCGGGATGGAAGTGAAACGCCGCATCATGTTGGGAACCTTCTCATTGAGTGCCGGTTTCTACGATGCCTACTTCAAAAAGGCGGGTCAGGTCCGCACACTGATCAAACGCGATTTCGCGAACATCTTTGCAGGCTACGATCTGATTCTGGGACCTACCACTACAACGACTGCCTTCGGAATCGGTGAAAAGAACGACGATCCATTGGCTATGTACATGGACGACTTGTTGACCGTAACAATCAACTTGGCGGGTGTTCCGGCAATTTCCGTTCCTGGCGGCTTCTCGGCTGATGGTATGCCGATCGGGATCCAATTGATCGGTAACTACTTCGAAGAAGCGAAAATCTATCAAGCCGCTTTTGCATTGGAACAAGCGAACGATTATCTTGACCAACACCCAAACCTGTAG
- a CDS encoding MATE family efflux transporter, whose amino-acid sequence MEKTLMKDFSKYVSLNILGMIGVSFYILADTYFIAKALGANGIAALNFAIPAFSIVHGIGLMIGIGGATRFSILKSQNQNEEAESVFSGSLKLGSMIGLMLILVGLFGSRTLSSVLGANADTLPLTQAYMATILSFAVFFILNNTMLAFVRNDNNPRLAMTAMLVGSFSNVILDYVFLFPLGMGMFGAAFATSLSPIISLGVLSTHFAAKRRKPAFLKHKMTRPAVLDILTLGSATFITEVSSAVVLTTFNLLILGLEGNRGVAAYGIVANLAFVAVAIFTGLGQGVQPLVSRYYGSRQWELVKKVKRYAVLTAISIALLIYAGTFAYADTLINLFNNENDPAIAQLADQGMKIYFLGFFFVGINIVTAMFLSATEKARAAFIISILRGLVVIVPLAIVFGNMWQMTGIWSAFVLSELIVAGFAFYIANANEKGNLAYGNLE is encoded by the coding sequence ATGGAAAAAACATTAATGAAGGACTTTTCGAAGTACGTAAGCTTGAATATTTTGGGGATGATCGGCGTATCCTTCTATATTTTGGCTGACACATATTTTATTGCGAAAGCGTTGGGGGCCAATGGTATTGCCGCGCTGAATTTTGCCATTCCAGCATTCAGCATCGTCCATGGCATCGGCTTGATGATCGGCATCGGCGGGGCTACCCGTTTCAGCATATTGAAATCCCAGAATCAAAATGAAGAGGCAGAAAGCGTATTTTCCGGATCGCTTAAGCTAGGAAGCATGATAGGACTGATGCTTATCTTGGTCGGTTTGTTTGGATCAAGAACGCTGTCTTCGGTCTTGGGGGCGAATGCGGATACGCTGCCTTTGACACAAGCCTACATGGCCACAATCCTATCCTTTGCGGTGTTTTTCATCCTGAACAACACCATGCTTGCATTCGTCCGCAACGACAACAATCCCCGGCTGGCCATGACGGCGATGCTGGTCGGCAGTTTTTCGAATGTCATTTTGGATTACGTTTTCCTGTTTCCGCTTGGGATGGGTATGTTCGGGGCGGCTTTTGCTACGAGCCTTTCGCCGATCATCAGTTTGGGCGTCCTCTCCACGCACTTCGCAGCGAAGCGGCGGAAACCGGCGTTCCTGAAACACAAAATGACCCGTCCGGCGGTCCTCGATATCCTGACTCTGGGCTCTGCAACGTTCATCACGGAAGTATCCTCTGCGGTCGTGCTGACGACTTTCAATCTGCTGATTTTAGGGCTCGAGGGGAATCGGGGTGTCGCCGCGTACGGCATTGTCGCGAATCTTGCCTTTGTGGCGGTCGCGATCTTCACAGGATTGGGACAAGGTGTGCAGCCGCTTGTCAGCAGATATTATGGGTCAAGGCAATGGGAATTGGTCAAAAAAGTGAAACGCTATGCCGTGCTGACGGCAATTTCCATCGCACTGCTGATCTACGCGGGCACATTTGCGTATGCGGACACGCTGATCAACCTGTTCAACAATGAAAACGATCCTGCAATCGCGCAACTGGCGGATCAAGGGATGAAAATCTACTTCCTGGGATTTTTCTTCGTAGGCATAAACATTGTGACGGCAATGTTCCTGAGCGCCACTGAAAAGGCACGCGCCGCCTTCATCATCTCCATCCTGAGAGGATTGGTTGTCATCGTGCCGCTTGCGATCGTATTCGGCAACATGTGGCAGATGACCGGAATCTGGTCGGCGTTTGTGCTTTCTGAGCTGATTGTTGCCGGTTTTGCTTTCTACATAGCGAATGCCAATGAAAAGGGGAACCTTGCCTATGGAAATCTTGAGTGA
- the gatB gene encoding Asp-tRNA(Asn)/Glu-tRNA(Gln) amidotransferase subunit GatB, with protein MNYETVIGLEVHVELKTESKMFSPSPAHFGAEPNTNTNVIDWGYPGVLPVINKGAVEFCMKAALALNCEISTETHFDRKNYFYPDNPKAYQISQLDNPIGHDGWVEIEVEGVKKKIRIERVHLEEDAGKNMHGSDGYSYVDLNRQGTPLIEIVSEADMRSPEEAYAYLDAVRQIIMYTDVSDVKMEEGSMRCDANISIRPFGQEKFGTKTELKNLNSFNFVRRGLAHEEKRQAQVLNAGGVIQQETRRFDETNGETILMRVKEGESDYRYFPEPDLPGLTISQEWIDRVKASIPEMPAKRRERYISEYDLPEYDAMVLTLSKEMSDFFEGTIVAGADAKLASNWLMGEVSAYLNSEKVELADTKLTPANLAGMITLIEDGTISTKIAKKVFRLLATKGGDAKSVVEAEGLIQMSDPAQLLPIINAVLDNSQQSVDDFKAGKDRAKGFLVGQIMKQTKGQANPGMVNQLLAQELEKR; from the coding sequence ATGAATTATGAAACAGTCATCGGACTGGAAGTCCATGTGGAATTGAAAACTGAATCAAAAATGTTCTCCCCATCTCCAGCACACTTTGGGGCAGAACCGAACACAAACACAAATGTCATCGACTGGGGTTACCCAGGTGTCTTGCCTGTCATCAACAAAGGCGCAGTTGAATTCTGCATGAAGGCCGCTTTGGCTCTGAACTGCGAAATTTCAACGGAAACGCACTTTGACCGCAAAAACTACTTCTATCCGGACAATCCGAAAGCTTACCAAATTTCGCAATTGGATAACCCGATCGGACATGACGGTTGGGTCGAAATCGAAGTGGAAGGCGTCAAGAAAAAGATCCGCATCGAGCGCGTCCATCTTGAAGAAGATGCCGGCAAAAACATGCACGGATCGGACGGCTATTCTTATGTCGACTTGAACCGTCAAGGAACGCCGTTGATCGAAATCGTATCGGAAGCGGATATGCGCTCTCCGGAAGAGGCTTATGCCTACCTGGATGCGGTACGCCAAATCATCATGTACACAGATGTATCCGATGTGAAGATGGAAGAAGGCTCCATGCGTTGCGATGCCAACATTTCTATCCGCCCATTCGGCCAAGAAAAATTCGGAACGAAGACAGAATTGAAGAACCTGAACTCCTTCAACTTCGTCCGCAGAGGTTTGGCTCATGAAGAAAAACGCCAGGCGCAAGTATTGAACGCTGGCGGCGTAATCCAACAAGAAACACGCCGCTTCGATGAAACAAACGGCGAAACAATCCTGATGCGCGTCAAGGAAGGCGAAAGTGATTACCGTTATTTCCCGGAACCGGATCTGCCAGGTTTGACCATTTCCCAAGAATGGATCGACCGCGTAAAAGCCTCCATTCCGGAAATGCCTGCAAAACGCCGCGAAAGATACATTTCGGAATACGATCTGCCTGAGTACGATGCGATGGTACTGACCCTTTCGAAAGAAATGTCCGACTTCTTTGAAGGCACCATCGTTGCCGGCGCCGATGCCAAATTGGCTTCCAACTGGTTGATGGGCGAAGTATCCGCCTACCTGAACAGCGAAAAAGTGGAATTGGCCGACACGAAACTGACGCCAGCGAACCTTGCCGGCATGATCACGTTGATCGAAGACGGCACCATCAGCACGAAGATCGCCAAGAAAGTCTTCCGCCTGTTGGCAACAAAAGGCGGCGACGCTAAATCCGTTGTCGAAGCAGAAGGCCTGATCCAAATGAGCGATCCAGCCCAATTGTTGCCGATCATCAACGCCGTTTTGGACAACAGCCAACAATCCGTTGACGACTTCAAAGCCGGAAAAGACCGCGCCAAAGGCTTCCTCGTAGGCCAAATCATGAAACAAACAAAAGGCCAAGCCAACCCAGGCATGGTCAACCAACTACTGGCGCAAGAGTTAGAAAAAAGATAG
- a CDS encoding diacylglycerol kinase, which yields MRARVIYNPTSGREMLKKSMIDILQILEEAGYEASAYATTPEPLSATKEAERAALAGFDLIVAAGGDGTVNEVVNGIAGLDHRPTIGIIPAGTTNDYARALKIPRSNMLDAARVIAAGNAIPMDIGQSNDTYFINIAAGGYLTDLTYDVPAKLKTIFGYLAYLVKGAEKIPQLKPMHMRIEYEGGVYDGMASMFFVALTNSVGGFETIDPNIVLGDGKFTLFIVKTANIFEILQLLAQVLNGGRHLENTNVLYTHTSFVKAESMDGSRLMINLDGEYGGDAPTLFTNHQQHIKIIGNTSDYADPIEEADGNILEGAGTGFMKEVETLHPDEVNDKRLPYDGKN from the coding sequence ATGAGAGCAAGAGTAATTTACAATCCTACTTCCGGAAGAGAAATGCTGAAAAAAAGCATGATTGACATCCTTCAAATATTGGAAGAAGCAGGCTATGAGGCCAGTGCTTATGCCACGACACCAGAACCCCTTTCCGCTACAAAAGAAGCAGAGCGTGCCGCTTTAGCCGGTTTTGATCTGATCGTTGCAGCAGGCGGTGACGGCACCGTAAACGAAGTCGTCAATGGCATCGCCGGATTGGACCACAGACCTACAATCGGCATCATACCTGCGGGGACCACAAATGACTATGCCCGTGCTTTGAAGATTCCGCGCTCAAACATGTTGGATGCAGCACGCGTGATTGCAGCCGGCAATGCTATCCCGATGGATATCGGTCAATCGAATGATACTTATTTCATAAACATAGCAGCAGGCGGCTATCTGACGGATCTGACCTACGACGTTCCGGCAAAACTGAAGACCATTTTCGGCTACCTTGCCTATCTGGTGAAAGGCGCCGAAAAAATCCCGCAGCTCAAACCGATGCATATGCGCATCGAATATGAAGGCGGCGTTTACGACGGCATGGCTTCCATGTTCTTCGTGGCCTTGACCAATTCGGTCGGCGGTTTTGAAACGATCGATCCGAACATCGTTTTGGGAGACGGCAAGTTCACGCTGTTTATCGTGAAGACAGCGAATATCTTCGAAATCCTGCAACTGTTGGCCCAAGTGTTGAACGGAGGCAGACATCTGGAAAATACGAACGTCCTCTATACACATACCAGCTTTGTAAAAGCAGAATCCATGGACGGGTCCCGCTTGATGATCAACTTGGATGGGGAGTACGGCGGTGATGCACCGACTTTGTTCACGAACCACCAGCAACACATCAAAATCATCGGCAATACTTCCGATTACGCTGATCCGATCGAAGAAGCCGATGGAAACATTCTTGAAGGGGCCGGCACAGGCTTCATGAAGGAAGTTGAAACCTTGCACCCGGATGAAGTGAACGACAAACGTTTGCCTTACGACGGCAAGAACTAA
- the tnpA gene encoding IS200/IS605 family transposase — MDNKNRFTHGRTSVYNLNYHIIWGTKYRNKVLSDDIEDSLKRMLLHIAEEYGFSIAHMEIGLDNHIHLLVSAPPKLSVTNIVRWLKGISARLLLQEYPELKKAYWKTSDRHLWSSSYFVESIGTTNQDAIAKYIDDQRRKEIDFDETQRR; from the coding sequence ATGGATAACAAAAATAGATTTACACATGGTAGGACTTCTGTCTACAATTTGAATTATCATATCATTTGGGGCACGAAGTACCGAAACAAAGTTCTCTCGGACGATATCGAAGATTCGTTGAAACGAATGCTACTGCATATTGCGGAAGAGTACGGATTTTCGATCGCGCACATGGAAATTGGACTGGATAACCATATCCACCTGTTGGTGAGCGCACCGCCAAAACTGTCGGTAACCAATATTGTTCGCTGGCTGAAAGGAATCAGCGCACGGTTACTTCTCCAGGAATACCCTGAACTAAAAAAGGCGTACTGGAAAACGTCAGATAGGCACTTGTGGTCTTCGAGTTACTTTGTTGAAAGCATCGGCACGACCAATCAAGACGCTATCGCAAAATACATTGACGACCAGCGCAGGAAGGAGATTGATTTCGATGAAACTCAAAGGCGTTAA